GGAAGACAGCAGCACGAAGTCGCCGGAGTTCTTGATCACATAGCCGTAGCGGGTGATGCCGCGCACTTTCTCGACCATCTCCCGCTCGGAATGGGAGGTGAGGAACACGATGGGGAGGCTCCGGATTTCGAGAATCCGCCTCGCGGCCTCGGTGCCGTCGATCCCTTCGCCCAGCTCGATGTCCATCAGCACAAGGTCAATGGAGGGATCGGTTTTTACCGCTTCTACGGAATCTTCACCGGAGCTGACAGTGGTCACCTCATAGCCGTTTCTCTTTATTACCTGTGCTTCAACTATTGAGATAACCTTCTGATCTTCAACGAGGAGTAACTTTTTGCGGGCAGTGACGTTCATCTTTTGCGCAGCTTCCGCTTTTCCAGTGGAGTCAATGCCGTGGAGTGCAGAATCATCTCTCATAGCCCCCCCCTCTGCTTCATCTGTTGATAATTTCCTCATGGGGGAAGAGATTCCTTTTCCGGTCAAATCAAGTTCTGGGCGCATCCGGGACAGGCCCTGGAGCAGGCAGGGAGGATCACCTTTCATCCCCGGAATCAGCGGCTTCCCTTCGCTGCGGCACGGGAAAGGTCTCAAGCCAGGGCAGGGCGTGCTCATCCTTGAGCAGCACGTTGTGCGACACATAGACCACCAGAGGGAAGACGCCCACGCCAAGCACAAGGGTGAGGGCCACGAAGGGGAAGGTGAAGATCCCGCCCTGCCAGGCTTTCAGGAAGAGAAGCAGGCATATTATCTGGTTGAAAAGACTGGAGGAAACCACGCCCGGCGAGTAGATCCTCGTCAGCAGGGTGGGCTTCACATGAAACCACGTATTGCCCACAAAGGCGCAGGCGACGGAAAAGACCATGGCCTGAAAGAAAAGGTTGCCCGGCGAGCGGGCGAGGAGCAGCGCCCCGGCGAGGGCGAAGCCGAAGTAGAG
This is a stretch of genomic DNA from Candidatus Eremiobacterota bacterium. It encodes these proteins:
- a CDS encoding HXXEE domain-containing protein, producing the protein MEFLEKVTFVQLGFLTVINYIMHYAEEGPYLVAWIEKYCPLKNLTYSQKKLNLENLLYFGFALAGALLLARSPGNLFFQAMVFSVACAFVGNTWFHVKPTLLTRIYSPGVVSSSLFNQIICLLLFLKAWQGGIFTFPFVALTLVLGVGVFPLVVYVSHNVLLKDEHALPWLETFPVPQRREAADSGDER